In one window of Nicotiana tabacum cultivar K326 chromosome 12, ASM71507v2, whole genome shotgun sequence DNA:
- the LOC107816215 gene encoding serine/threonine-protein kinase BSK1: protein MGCCQSSILQELSSEKDQRHGGVSHPRASNGTGAAVGDGGVPVFSEFSLSELKAATNNFSSEFIVSESGEKAPNMVYKGRLQNRRWIAVKKFTKTAWPDPKQFADEASGVGKLRHKRLANLIGYCSDGDERLLVAEYMPNDTLAKHLFHWENQTLEWAMRLRVALYIAEALDYCSSEGRPLYHDLNAYRVLFDENGDPRLSCFGLMKNSRDGKSYSTNLAYTPPEYLRNGRVTQESVVFSYGTVLLDLLSGKHIPPGHALDMIRGKNILLLMDSHLEGNFSTEEATVVFDLASRCLQYEPRERPNTKDLVSTLGPLQSKPDVASHVMLGIPKPEEAPPTPQHPLSAMGDACSRMDLTAIHQILVMTHYKDDEGTNELSFQEWTQQMRDMLEARKRGDLAFRDKDFKTAIDCYSQFVDVGTMVSPTVYARRSLCYLMCDQPDAALRDAMQSQCVYPDWSTAFYMQAVALSKLDMHKDAADMLNEAAILEEKKRGGRGS, encoded by the exons ATGGGTTGTTGTCAATCTTCAATCCTGCAAGAGTTAAGCTCAGAGAAGGATCAGCGCCATGGAGGAGTGAGCCACCCACGCGCTTCCAACGGCACCGGCGCCGCCGTGGGTGATGGTGGTGTACCGGTTTTTTCGGAGTTCTCACTCTCTGAGCTCAAAGCAGCTACGAATAACTTCAGCTCAGAGTTTATAGTTTCTGAAAGTGGTGAAAAGGCACCTAATATGGTTTACAAGGGCCGTTTGCAGAATCGGCGTTGGATCGCTGTTAAGAAATTTACTAAAACGGCTTGGCCTGATCCTAAACAGTTTGCG GATGAAGCATCAGGTGTTGGGAAATTGAGGCATAAACGGCTGGCTAATTTGATTGGGTACTGTTCTGATGGGGATGAGAGGCTGCTTGTAGCTGAGTACATGCCAAATGATACACTTGCTAAACATCTGTTTCACT GGGAGAATCAAACCCTTGAATGGGCCATGCGTTTAAGGGTGGCTCTATATATTGCTGAAGCATTGGATTACTGTAGCAGTGAAGGTCGACCACTATACCATGACTTGAACGCATATAGAGTTCTCTTCGACGAG AATGGCGATCCCCGTCTTTCTTGTTTTGGGCTGATGAAAAATAGCAGGGATGGTAAAAGTTATAGCACGAACCTTGCTTATACACCTCCTGAGTATTTAAGAAATG GAAGAGTTACTCAAGAAAGTGTTGTTTTCAGCTATGGAACTGTCCTTTTGGATCTGCTAAGTGGAAAACATATTCCTCCTGGTCAT GCACTTGATATGATACGGGGCAAAAACATTCTTCTATTAATGGATTCACATTTGGAGGGAAATTTCTCGACAGAAGAGGCAACCGTTGTATTTGATCTGGCTTCACGCTGCTTGCAGTATGAACCCAGGGAGCGACCAAATACCAAAGACCTCGTTTCAACACTTGGTCCATTGCAAAGTAAACCTGAT GTCGCATCTCATGTAATGTTGGGTATTCCTAAGCCTGAGGAAGCTCCACCAACTCCACAGCACCCTCTTTCTGCAATGGGTGATGCTTGTTCGAGAATGGATCTCACAGCTATTCATCAGATTTTGGTAATGACACATTATAAAGACGATGAAGGGACAAATGAG TTGTCTTTCCAAGAGTGGACTCAGCAGATGAGGGATATGTTAGAGGCAAGAAAACGGGGAGACTTGGCATTTCGGGACAAGGACTTTAAAACGGCCATAGATTGCTATTCTCAG TTCGTAGATGTGGGAACAATGGTGTCTCCAACTGTCTATGCACGGAGAAGTCTTTGTTATCTCATGTGTGATCAACCGGATGCTGCCCTTCGAGATGCAATGCAATCACAATGTGTCTACCCAGATTGGTCTACAGCATTTTACATGCAAGCAGTTGCACTTTCCAAGCTAGACATGCACAAAGATGCAGCTGACATGTTGAATGAGGCTGCAATTCTCGAAGAGAAAAAACGAGGAGGAAGAGGATCTTGA